The following coding sequences lie in one Zingiber officinale cultivar Zhangliang chromosome 2B, Zo_v1.1, whole genome shotgun sequence genomic window:
- the LOC122047378 gene encoding beta-glucuronosyltransferase GlcAT14B-like codes for MRKNGGSHYAKPFSDRRWLLPFFASLLVSLTLFMATVLGLFSSQNSWESLSLDVITFTSHDDSEGYSIGLDRNQPVTLEEQEAPRLAYLITGTKGDSQRMRRTLQAIYHPRNQYILHLDLEAPPRERIDLTTYVKGDPLFSEVENVRVIAKANLVTYKGPTMIACTLHAISILLKEKLTWDWFINLSASDYPLMPQDDILNVLSSLPRNLNFIEHSPIAGWKLTQRARPIIVDPGLYLSKKFDVFTTTEHRELPTTLKLYTGSAWVMLTRSFLEYCIWGWENLPRTVLMYYVNFISSPEGYFHTVICNSDEFKNTSISHDLHFINWDNPPKQHPLLLASKDFDRMVKSGMPFARKFAKGDPVLDKIDRELLGRSNGQVTPGGWCNQRSDGAEQCSSRSDDSKFQPGPGAERLQQLMKKLMSEAFRNGSCSSLQYDQTKRDWITSRRTN; via the exons ATGAGGAAGAATGGTGGGTCTCATTATGCAAAACCATTCAGTGATAGAAGATGGCTTCTTCCATTCTTTGCAAGCTTGCTCGTCTCATTAACTCTTTTCATGGCAACGGTTCTTGGGTTGTTTTCCTCTCAGAATTCTTGGGAGTCATTGTCTTTGGACGTGATCACTTTTACTAGTCATGATGATTCAGAGGGATACTCTATAGGACTAGATAGAAATCAGCCAGTAACTCTAGAAGAACAAGAAGCTCCACGGCTGGCTTATTTAATAACTGGAACAAAAGGTGACAGTCAAAGAATGAGGAGAACTTTGCAGGCAATATACCATCCGCGAAATCAGTATATTCTGCACTTGGACCTCGAGGCACCTCCACGGGAGAGGATAGATTTGACTACGTATGTCAAGGGTGATCCCTTGTTCAGTGAAGTTGAGAATGTGCGTGTGATTGCAAAAGCTAACTTGGTGACATACAAGGGCCCAACCATGATTGCTTGCACCCTGCATGCAATTTCCATTCTGTTGAAGGAGAAACTAACATGGGACTGGTTTATAAACCTGAGTGCCTCAGATTATCCTCTTATGCCACAAGATG ATATACTTAATGTTTTATCTTCGCTGCCTAGAAATCTCAATTTTATTGAGCACTCACCCATTGCTGGTTGGAAACT GACACAGAGGGCAAGACCAATAATTGTTGATCCAGGCCTTTATTTGTCCAAAAAATTTGACGTTTTCACTACCACTGAACATCGGGAATTGCCTACTACTTTAAAATTGTACACTG GTTCGGCATGGGTGATGCTGACTCGAAGCTTCCTTGAGTACTGTATATGGGGGTGGGAAAACCTTCCTCGAACTGTTCTGATGTACTACGTAAATTTCATCTCCTCGCCTGAAGGCTACTTCCACACAGTCATCTGCAATTCTGATGAGTTCAAAAACACCTCCATAAGCCATGACCTACACTTTATTAATTGGGACAACCCTCCGAAGCAACACCCACTACTCCTTGCATCCAAAGACTTCGACAGAATGGTAAAAAGCGGTATGCCCTTCGCTAGGAAATTTGCAAAAGGGGACCCAGTTTTGGATAAAATTGACCGGGAACTATTGGGGCGATCCAACGGACAAGTCACGCCTGGTGGATGGTGCAATCAGAGATCAGATGGAGCAGAACAATGCTCCTCAAGGTCTGATGATTCTAAATTTCAGCCAGGACCAGGTGCCGAAAGGCTACAACAACTGATGAAGAAGCTCATGTCCGAAGCATTCCGCAACGGAAGCTGCTCCTCCTTGCAGTATGATCAGACTAAGAGAGATTGGATCACATCTAGAAGAACAAATTGA
- the LOC122047379 gene encoding transcription factor IIIA-like: MMAAKSHASVEGTAADVNEGVDMNQKPRSRDIRRYYCQFCGICRSKKKLLRSHILTNHKDEFDNAQLDEVDHANMLDGRVQHTCKECGASFLKPSHLKQHIQSHSIERPFTCSVDDCHASFKRKDHLTRHSLTHQGKLFACPVSNCNCKFGFKANIKRHVREIHEDESPCEGQQQYVCGEPGCGKIFKYPSKLKKHEDSHVKLEYVEVVCNEPGCMKTFTNAECLKAHIKTSHLYVDCVICGTKHLKKNIKRHEHMHEASEVTERTKCNLEGCERTFSNVSNLRQHIKAVHQNLRPFACRFSECGKKFPYKHVRDNHEKSGVHSYIQGDFLEIDEQWQSRPRGGRKRKCPSIGSFYRKRIVSPEQVSILDNGVEYLRWLLSGEQ; this comes from the exons ATGATGGCCGCTAAATCACATGCCTCGGTTGAAGGGACTGCAGCTGATGTCAATGAGGGGGTAGACATGAACCAGAAACCACGTTCCAGGGACATCAGGCGCTACTATTGTCAGTTTTGTGGAATTTGCAGGTCCAAGAAAAAGCTTTTGCGCTCACACATTCTAACCAACCATAAG GATGAGTTCGACAATGCACAGTTAGATGAAGTCGATCATGCAAATATGCTGGATGGCAGGGTGCAACATACTTGCAAAGAGTGTGGTGCAAGCTTCCTCAAACCATCTCATCTGAAGCAGCATATTCAAAGTCACTCTATTGAG AGGCCTTTTACCTGTTCAGTGGATGACTGTCATGCCAGCTTTAAAAGGAAGGACCATTTAACTCGCCATTCATTGACTCACCAAGGAAAACTCTTTGCTTGCCCTGTTAGTAATTGTAACTGCAAGTTTGGATTCAAGGCCAACATAAAGAGGCATGTGAGAGAAATTCATGAAGATGAGTCTCCTTGTGAAGGTCAACAACAGTATGTTTGTGGTGAACCTGGATGTGGGAAGATATTCAAGTATCCCTCGAAATTGAAGAAGCATGAAGATTCACATG TTAAATTGGAATATGTGGAAGTCGTTTGCAATGAACCTGGATGTATGAAGACATTCACAAATGCAGAATGCCTTAAAGCACATATCAAAACTTCTCACCTTTATGTTGATTGTGTGATTTGTGGAACAAAACATCTGAAGAAGAATATTAAACGACATGAGCACATGCATGAAGCAAGTGAGGTGACTGAGAGGACAAAATGTAACTTGGAAGGTTGTGAACGCACCTTTTCAAAT GTATCAAATCTCAGACAGCACATAAAAGCAGTCCATCAAAATCTTCGTCCATTTGCATGCAGATTTTCTGAATGTGGGAAGAAATTTCCCTACAAGCATGTCAGGGATAACCATGAAAAATCTGGTGTGCACAGTTATATCCAA GGTGACTTCCTAGAAATCGACGAGCAGTGGCAGTCACGGCCACGAGGTGGACGGAAAAGAAAGTGTCCTTCTATCGGATCTTTCTACAGGAAGAGGATTGTTTCACCTGAGCAAGTATCAATACTTGATAATGGAGTTGAGTACTTGAGATGGCTTCTTTCTGGTGAACAGTGA